Proteins encoded in a region of the Maniola jurtina chromosome 12, ilManJurt1.1, whole genome shotgun sequence genome:
- the LOC123870153 gene encoding uncharacterized protein MAL13P1.304 isoform X2 has product MRRTYRSKKETGGGLDPRDAVLAMDEKASAFDAFYIQNIKQTKRDLSVGTSMFAASNKVRKRKYVKRLKDQEPIIGGTRESMTRSGCLTPDKSIHLKRALDPFDLLLNSPSTNEVSSKPVNNVFSPLHTRGKGKRDKKKALRKKKFNYLSSDKTASDKENSYNSSKNHKTQDDTDILSHELEIEKEEKITSHNIDESIINIVTNLSLLDKIQNLSSASPLSSTMKDKLSISPGQKSPICSTPFQKKYRGKSIYKFSPISAYVDDSKHYTNTENLKESIEYKNEVKSVPNSTLQSTSLNKKSVNYDNISSPILPCRNVTDKNRTKEMIKNYHPITKEISLLQTSEQEPFLGFPISNSSSVQKLNLEAVVEMKEKTIEDLKQSQFLDFTITNGENRNSIVNNKNNNQYSSQKHGNDASFNADTTRENQLAVAKSLERLHSPELTREKSYGPKISFNSNESREEINLEDTTHENNETGQGSVIKETSSQTHSEENSVDYEHTLNEENTLEPSQIYYVKSSTIVKQEDSLKEKITSELNQTHSEENCVDHEHSLNEENNFEPSQIYSVKSSVMVAKEDGSKEENTSEPGPTFLEKYSIGTNEHSLNDETTLEPRQTYATLEPRQTYAEKYSIGTKYEHSLNDETTLEPRQTYAEKYSIGTNEHSLNDETTLGPRQTYAEKYSIGTNEHSLNDETTLEPRQTYAEKYSIGTNEHSLNDENTLEPRQTYAEKYSIDTNADSLNDENTLETRHTYSEENSIIEIEHNISVEESTSGEEIEQTISEPYQTHSEENNTAENEHSFIEEGTCNNSIDTDSLYESCYSENEKSDIGTDNKELLVVIEGLSDSVFNKYNKEATLSESSQSDKSNDESCSSDNTSNRYTSLDENYALSKSTKSTSDEDVENDLQEGTLMNISNNDQDDDENNKPDDDVFVSFVTRRRRNEITKNSFILFFENSLTSTGSNDFNKTVLSNNKPSVDSLQGNNDITIINDAQENTDGDISLLQNENTIIETESSPLPKIKRTGVASKSSAVISRKSSNLSTDNINTESNTEINDCAPRNRKSKKSSILTRKSSKLSTDKINSESIDKGNNDTSRNSFTSSTITTRKSSRMYKESVNTKPTAQNLAPPECVNQSYNVVNDNMFDIKQGIVLEPGKTRKSSRMYKESVNTKPTAQNLAPPECVTQSYNTVNDMSEIKQGIVLEPGRTRKSSRKYKESVNTKPAAQNLAPPECVNQSYNIVNDMSEIKQGIVLEPGKRWERSLSIYRRVTTMGDHFDQTMLDDEQLTNKGRKYRQSVINTMEMQDISVSLHNESVKSRRSTLFSKPSRSTIKILRESNACRISLSSTSVSDDLGFLSEDCDDTLVELSKLSIIDSDHEVTVLDKFNDTSNRITTARDYVLRRCNQTDVIQFDECYPDTVLKNCRKIGEGVYGEVFLWRAGDGRARVLKVVPIAGHTKVNGENQKDYHEVISEIVIAMELSALRAPIIEIEKHLDEGQGAETLDLHSVENATDVFNEVLAVRCVYGSYPSRLLDLWELYDECKGSENDNPAILPVDQQFMVLELANAGQDLESYQFHNAEQAYALFKQVAFGLAVGEEAFQFEHRDLHWGNVLIAPTDQKYATFVLRGRTHRVARRGVAATIIDYSLSRLSLRLPSDTAALYNDLAADDGLFDAVGDYQFQVYRLMRDKLGNDWKNFEPYTNILWLHYTVDKMITALRYTRTNTKIHKHYIAKLKEIKNRILDYGSVVQYVLTDNEL; this is encoded by the exons atgagGAGAACTTACAGATCTAAAAAAGAAACAGGTGGTGGGCTTGATCCGCGAGATGCGGTGCTCGCAATGGATGAAAAGGCTTCTGCTTTTGACGCGTtctatatacaaaatattaaacaaactAAGAGAGATTTGTCTGTTGGTACCTCGATGTTCGCTGCTTCCAACAAAGTTCGTAAAAGGAAGTATGTGAAACGGCTGAAAGACCAGGAACCTATCATTGGAGGCACAAGAGAATCCATGACTAGATCTGGGTGTTTAACACCAGACAAGTCCATACATTTAAAAAGAGCGCTCGATCCCTTTGATCTGCTTCTGAATTCCCCATCAACTAATGAAGTATCTTCAAAACCAGTAAATAATGTCTTTAGTCCATTGCATACACGAGG GAAAGGAAAAAGAGACAAGAAGAAGGCACTACGTAAGAAAAAGTTTAACTACTTAAGCAGTGACAAGACAG ctTCGGATAAAGAAAATTCATATAACAGCAGCAAAAATCATAAAACACAAGATGATACTGATATTCTCAGTCACGAATTAGaaatagaaaaagaagaaaagattACTTCACACAATATTGATGAATCTATTATTAATATAGTTACTAATTTGTCTCTATTAGATAAAATACAGAATTTAAGCTCTGCAAGCCCCTTGTCATCCACAATGAAAGATAAATTGAGTATTTCTCCAGGTCAAAAATCTCCAATATGTAGTACaccatttcaaaaaaaatatagaggAAAATCTATTTACAAATTCTCACCTATATCTGCATATGTTGATGATAGTAAACATTATACTAACACTGAAAATCTTAAAGAAAGTATAGAATATAAAAATGAAGTTAAAAGTGTTCCAAATAGCACATTACAGTCTACATCTCTTAATAAGAAAAGTGTGAATTATGATAACATTAGCTCTCCCATATTGCCATGTAGAAATGTAACTGATAAAAATAGGACAAAGGAAATGATTAAGAACTATCACCCAATAACTAAAGAAATATCTTTACTTCAAACAAGTGAACAAGAACCATTCCTAGGGTTTCCGATTAGCAATTCATCAAGCGTtcaaaaacttaatttagaAGCAGTTGTTGAAATGAAAGAAAAGACAATAGAAGACCTAAAACAAAGCCAGTTTTTAGACTTCACTATTACTAATGGTGAAAATCGAAATAGTATTGTGAACAATAAgaataataatcaatattcaAGTCAAAAACATGGTAATGACGCAAGTTTTAATGCAGATACTACACGAGAGAACCAACTAGCTGTAGCAAAGTCTTTGGAAAGGCTACATAGTCCAGAATTGACTAGAGAAAAAAGTTATGGCCCAAAAATTAGCTTTAATAGTAATGAAAGCAGGGAAGAAATTAATTTAGAAGATACTACAcatgaaaataatgaaacagGACAAGGTAGTGTAATTAAAGAAACATCAAGTCAAACACATTCAGAGGAAAATAGTGTTGATTACGAACATACCTTAAATGAAGAAAATACTTTGGAACCTAgtcaaatatattatgttaaaagtAGTACTATAGTTAAACAAGAAGATAGTTTGAAAGAAAAAATTACTTCAGAACTAAATCAAACACATTCAGAGGAAAATTGTGTTGATCATGAACATAGCTTAaatgaagaaaataattttgaacCTAGTCAAATATATTCAGTTAAAAGTAGTGTTATGGTTGCAAAAGAAGATGGTTCGAAAGAAGAAAATACTTCAGAACCAGGTCCAACATTTTTAGAGAAATATAGCATTGGCACAAATGAACATAGTTTGAATGATGAAACCACTTTGGAACCAAGACAAACTTATGCA ACTTTGGAACCAAGACAAACTTATGCAGAGAAATATAGCATTGGCACAAAATATGAACATAGTTTGAATGATGAAACCACTTTGGAACCAAGACAAACTTATGCAGAGAAATATAGTATTGGCACAAATGAACATAGTTTGAATGATGAAACTACTTTGGGACCAAGACAAACTTATGCAGAGAAATATAGCATTGGCACAAATGAACATAGTTTGAATGATGAAACCACTTTGGAACCAAGACAAACTTATGCAGAGAAATATAGCATTGGCACAAATGAACATAGTTTGAATGATGAAAACACTTTGGAACCAAGACAAACTTATGCAGAGAAATATAGCATTGACACAAATGCAGATAGTTTAAATGATGAAAACACTTTAGAAACAAGACACACTTATTCAGAGGAAAATAGTATTATCGAAATAGAACATAATATTTCAGTGGAAGAAAGTACTTCAGGAGAAGAAATTGAACAAACTATTTCAGAACCATATCAAACACATTCGGAAGAAAATAATACTGCCGAAAATGAACATAGTTTTATTGAAGAAGGTACTTGTAATAATAGTATAGACACTGACTCTCTTTATGAATCTTGTTACAGTGAAAATGAAAAGTCTGACATTGGAACAGATAATAAAGAATTATTAGTTGTAATTGAAGGACTGAGTGACTcagttttcaataaatataataaagaggCTACGCTTAGTGAATCATCACAAAGCGACAAAAGTAATGACGAGTCATGCTCTAGTGATAATACCAGTAACAGATACACTAGTTTAGATGAAAATTACGCGCTTTCAAAAAGCACAAAATCAACAAGCGATGAAGATGTTGAGAATGATTTACAAGAAGGTACTTTGATGAATATATCCAATAATGAtcaagatgatgatgaaaataataaacctGACGATGACGTTTTTGTTAGCTTTGTAACAAGAAGGAGAAGAAATGAAATTACCAAAAActcattcatattatttttcgAGAATTCTCTAACTAGTACAGGTAGTAATGATTTTAACAAGACTGTGCTTAGTAATAATAAACCTAGTGTAGATAGTTTACAAGGAAATAATGATATCACTATAATCAATGATGCTCAAGAAAATACTGATGGTGATATATCATTATTACAAAACGAAAACACTATTATTGAAACTGAATCATCTCCATtaccaaaaataaaaagaacAGGTGTAGCATCTAAAAGTAGTGCTGTCATATCTAGAAAAAGTTCCAACTTATCAACTGATAATATCAATACAGAATCTAATACCGAAATAAATGACTGTGCACCAAGAAACAGAAAATCTAAAAAGAGTTCTATTTTAACTAGAAAAAGTTCCAAGTTATCAACAGATAAAATAAACAGTGAATCTATTGATAAAGGAAATAATGATACATCAAGGAATAGTTTTACATCTAGCACTATTACGACTAGGAAAAGTTCTAGAATGTATAAAGAAAGTGTTAATACAAAACCGACAGCTCAAAATTTAGCACCACCAGAATGTGTCAATCAATCTTATAACGTAGTTAATGATAATATGTTTGATATAAAACAAGGAATTGTTCTGGAGCCAGGAAAGACTAGGAAAAGTTCTAGAATGTATAAAGAAAGTGTTAATACAAAACCGACAGCTCAAAATTTAGCACCACCAGAATGTGTCACTCAATCTTATAACACAGTTAATGATATGTCTGAGATAAAACAAGGCATTGTTCTGGAGCCAGGAAGGACTAGGAAAAGTTCTAGAAAGTATAAAGAAAGTGTTAATACAAAACCTGCAGCTCAAAATTTAGCACCACCAGAATGTGTCAATCAATCTTATAACATAGTTAATGATATGTCTGAGATAAAACAAGGCATTGTTCTGGAGCCAGGAAAAAGATGGGAAAGATCTCTCAGCATTTACCGAAGGGTGACCACAATGGGGGATCATTTTGACCAAACAATGTTGGATGATGAACAATTAACCAACAAAGGGAGGAAGTATCGCCAAAGTGTTATCAACACTATGGAAATGCAGGATATTTCAG TGTCACTACACAATGAATCAGTTAAAAGCCGGAGAAGTACTTTGTTTTCTAAACCTAGCAGGTCAACTATTAAGATTTTGAga GAATCAAACGCTTGCAGAATTAGTTTATCGTCCACTTCAGTATCTGACGATttag GATTTTTGTCTGAAGACTGTGATGATACGCTTGTCGAGCTATCGAAACTCTCGATCATCGACTCTGACCACGAGGTCACTGTACTAGACAAGTTTAATGATACGTCCAATCGCATTACAACAGCCCGGGATTACGTCCTGCGACGCTGCAACCAAACGGACGTTATACAGTTCGATGAATGCTATCCAGATAC GGTTCTGAAGAACTGTCGCAAGATCGGCGAAGGCGTGTACGGGGAAGTGTTCCTGTGGCGCGCGGGCGACGGGCGGGCGCGCGTGCTGAAGGTCGTGCCCATCGCGGGACACACCAAGGTCAATGGGGAGAACCAGAAGGACTACCACGAGGTCATATCGGAAATTGTGATTGCTAT GGAATTGAGCGCCCTACGCGCTCCTATAATAGAGATTGAGAAACATTTAGATGAAGGGCAGGGTGCTGAAACTTTGGATTTACATTCTGTAGAGAATGCTACGGATGTATTCAATGAG GTTCTAGCAGTACGCTGTGTATACGGTAGCTACCCGTCCCGCTTGCTCGATTTATGGGAGTTGTATGACGAGTGCAAAGGCTCGGAGAACGATAACCCGGCCATACTGCCCGTGGATCAGCAGTTCATGGTGCTGGAGTTAGCCAACGCAGGCCAGGACCTGGAGAGCTACCAGTTTCACAACGCGGAGCAAGCTTACGCGCTCTTCAAGCAG GTTGCATTCGGTCTCGCAGTAGGCGAGGAGGCGTTCCAGTTTGAGCATCGCGATCTTCACTGGGGAAACGTGCTCATAGCACCTACTGACCAGAAG TACGCAACGTTCGTGCTCCGCGGGCGCACGCACCGCGTGGCCCGGCGCGGGGTGGCTGCCACCATCATCGACTACTCTCTCTCGCGTCTGTCGCTCCGTCTGCCGTCCGACACCGCGGCGCTGTACAACGACCTCGCCGCCGACGACGGCCTGTTCGACGCCGTGGGCGACTACCAGTTCCAGGTGTACCGCCTCATGAGGGACAAGCTCGG tAATGATTGGAAGAATTTCGAGCCCTACACGAACATACTGTGGCTACACTACACGGTGGATAAGATGATAACGGCCCTCCGCTACACCAGAACTAACACGAAGATACACAAACACTACATCGCCAAGCTGAAGGAGATCAAGAATCGGATCCTGGACTACGGGAGCGTCGTCCAGTACGTTCTCACTGACAACGAACTATAA
- the LOC123870153 gene encoding uncharacterized protein MAL13P1.304 isoform X3, whose product MRRTYRSKKETGGGLDPRDAVLAMDEKASAFDAFYIQNIKQTKRDLSVGTSMFAASNKVRKRKYVKRLKDQEPIIGGTRESMTRSGCLTPDKSIHLKRALDPFDLLLNSPSTNEVSSKPVNNVFSPLHTRGKGKRDKKKALRKKKFNYLSSDKTASDKENSYNSSKNHKTQDDTDILSHELEIEKEEKITSHNIDESIINIVTNLSLLDKIQNLSSASPLSSTMKDKLSISPGQKSPICSTPFQKKYRGKSIYKFSPISAYVDDSKHYTNTENLKESIEYKNEVKSVPNSTLQSTSLNKKSVNYDNISSPILPCRNVTDKNRTKEMIKNYHPITKEISLLQTSEQEPFLGFPISNSSSVQKLNLEAVVEMKEKTIEDLKQSQFLDFTITNGENRNSIVNNKNNNQYSSQKHGNDASFNADTTRENQLAVAKSLERLHSPELTREKSYGPKISFNSNESREEINLEDTTHENNETGQGSVIKETSSQTHSEENSVDYEHTLNEENTLEPSQIYYVKSSTIVKQEDSLKEKITSELNQTHSEENCVDHEHSLNEENNFEPSQIYSVKSSVMVAKEDGSKEENTSEPGPTFLEKYSIGTNEHSLNDETTLEPRQTYAEKYSIGTKYEHSLNDETTLEPRQTYAEKYSIGTNEHSLNDETTLGPRQTYAEKYSIGTNEHSLNDETTLEPRQTYAEKYSIGTNEHSLNDENTLEPRQTYAEKYSIDTNADSLNDENTLETRHTYSEENSIIEIEHNISVEESTSGEEIEQTISEPYQTHSEENNTAENEHSFIEEGTCNNSIDTDSLYESCYSENEKSDIGTDNKELLVVIEGLSDSVFNKYNKEATLSESSQSDKSNDESCSSDNTSNRYTSLDENYALSKSTKSTSDEDVENDLQEGTLMNISNNDQDDDENNKPDDDVFVSFVTRRRRNEITKNSFILFFENSLTSTGSNDFNKTVLSNNKPSVDSLQGNNDITIINDAQENTDGDISLLQNENTIIETESSPLPKIKRTGVASKSSAVISRKSSNLSTDNINTESNTEINDCAPRNRKSKKSSILTRKSSKLSTDKINSESIDKGNNDTSRNSFTSSTITTRKSSRMYKESVNTKPTAQNLAPPECVNQSYNVVNDNMFDIKQGIVLEPGKTRKSSRMYKESVNTKPTAQNLAPPECVTQSYNTVNDMSEIKQGIVLEPGRTRKSSRKYKESVNTKPAAQNLAPPECVNQSYNIVNDMSEIKQGIVLEPGKRWERSLSIYRRVTTMGDHFDQTMLDDEQLTNKGRKYRQSVINTMEMQDISVSLHNESVKSRRSTLFSKPSRSTIKILRESNACRISLSSTSVSDDLGFLSEDCDDTLVELSKLSIIDSDHEVTVLDKFNDTSNRITTARDYVLRRCNQTDVIQFDECYPDTVLKNCRKIGEGVYGEVFLWRAGDGRARVLKVVPIAGHTKVNGENQKDYHEVISEIVIAMELSALRAPIIEIEKHLDEGQGAETLDLHSVENATDVFNEVLAVRCVYGSYPSRLLDLWELYDECKGSENDNPAILPVDQQFMVLELANAGQDLESYQFHNAEQAYALFKQVAFGLAVGEEAFQFEHRDLHWGNVLIAPTDQKYATFVLRGRTHRVARRGVAATIIDYSLSRLSLRLPSDTAALYNDLAADDGLFDAVGDYQFQVYRLMRDKLGNDWKNFEPYTNILWLHYTVDKMITALRYTRTNTKIHKHYIAKLKEIKNRILDYGSVVQYVLTDNEL is encoded by the exons atgagGAGAACTTACAGATCTAAAAAAGAAACAGGTGGTGGGCTTGATCCGCGAGATGCGGTGCTCGCAATGGATGAAAAGGCTTCTGCTTTTGACGCGTtctatatacaaaatattaaacaaactAAGAGAGATTTGTCTGTTGGTACCTCGATGTTCGCTGCTTCCAACAAAGTTCGTAAAAGGAAGTATGTGAAACGGCTGAAAGACCAGGAACCTATCATTGGAGGCACAAGAGAATCCATGACTAGATCTGGGTGTTTAACACCAGACAAGTCCATACATTTAAAAAGAGCGCTCGATCCCTTTGATCTGCTTCTGAATTCCCCATCAACTAATGAAGTATCTTCAAAACCAGTAAATAATGTCTTTAGTCCATTGCATACACGAGG GAAAGGAAAAAGAGACAAGAAGAAGGCACTACGTAAGAAAAAGTTTAACTACTTAAGCAGTGACAAGACAG ctTCGGATAAAGAAAATTCATATAACAGCAGCAAAAATCATAAAACACAAGATGATACTGATATTCTCAGTCACGAATTAGaaatagaaaaagaagaaaagattACTTCACACAATATTGATGAATCTATTATTAATATAGTTACTAATTTGTCTCTATTAGATAAAATACAGAATTTAAGCTCTGCAAGCCCCTTGTCATCCACAATGAAAGATAAATTGAGTATTTCTCCAGGTCAAAAATCTCCAATATGTAGTACaccatttcaaaaaaaatatagaggAAAATCTATTTACAAATTCTCACCTATATCTGCATATGTTGATGATAGTAAACATTATACTAACACTGAAAATCTTAAAGAAAGTATAGAATATAAAAATGAAGTTAAAAGTGTTCCAAATAGCACATTACAGTCTACATCTCTTAATAAGAAAAGTGTGAATTATGATAACATTAGCTCTCCCATATTGCCATGTAGAAATGTAACTGATAAAAATAGGACAAAGGAAATGATTAAGAACTATCACCCAATAACTAAAGAAATATCTTTACTTCAAACAAGTGAACAAGAACCATTCCTAGGGTTTCCGATTAGCAATTCATCAAGCGTtcaaaaacttaatttagaAGCAGTTGTTGAAATGAAAGAAAAGACAATAGAAGACCTAAAACAAAGCCAGTTTTTAGACTTCACTATTACTAATGGTGAAAATCGAAATAGTATTGTGAACAATAAgaataataatcaatattcaAGTCAAAAACATGGTAATGACGCAAGTTTTAATGCAGATACTACACGAGAGAACCAACTAGCTGTAGCAAAGTCTTTGGAAAGGCTACATAGTCCAGAATTGACTAGAGAAAAAAGTTATGGCCCAAAAATTAGCTTTAATAGTAATGAAAGCAGGGAAGAAATTAATTTAGAAGATACTACAcatgaaaataatgaaacagGACAAGGTAGTGTAATTAAAGAAACATCAAGTCAAACACATTCAGAGGAAAATAGTGTTGATTACGAACATACCTTAAATGAAGAAAATACTTTGGAACCTAgtcaaatatattatgttaaaagtAGTACTATAGTTAAACAAGAAGATAGTTTGAAAGAAAAAATTACTTCAGAACTAAATCAAACACATTCAGAGGAAAATTGTGTTGATCATGAACATAGCTTAaatgaagaaaataattttgaacCTAGTCAAATATATTCAGTTAAAAGTAGTGTTATGGTTGCAAAAGAAGATGGTTCGAAAGAAGAAAATACTTCAGAACCAGGTCCAACATTTTTAGAGAAATATAGCATTGGCACAAATGAAC ATAGTTTGAATGATGAAACCACTTTGGAACCAAGACAAACTTATGCAGAGAAATATAGCATTGGCACAAAATATGAACATAGTTTGAATGATGAAACCACTTTGGAACCAAGACAAACTTATGCAGAGAAATATAGTATTGGCACAAATGAACATAGTTTGAATGATGAAACTACTTTGGGACCAAGACAAACTTATGCAGAGAAATATAGCATTGGCACAAATGAACATAGTTTGAATGATGAAACCACTTTGGAACCAAGACAAACTTATGCAGAGAAATATAGCATTGGCACAAATGAACATAGTTTGAATGATGAAAACACTTTGGAACCAAGACAAACTTATGCAGAGAAATATAGCATTGACACAAATGCAGATAGTTTAAATGATGAAAACACTTTAGAAACAAGACACACTTATTCAGAGGAAAATAGTATTATCGAAATAGAACATAATATTTCAGTGGAAGAAAGTACTTCAGGAGAAGAAATTGAACAAACTATTTCAGAACCATATCAAACACATTCGGAAGAAAATAATACTGCCGAAAATGAACATAGTTTTATTGAAGAAGGTACTTGTAATAATAGTATAGACACTGACTCTCTTTATGAATCTTGTTACAGTGAAAATGAAAAGTCTGACATTGGAACAGATAATAAAGAATTATTAGTTGTAATTGAAGGACTGAGTGACTcagttttcaataaatataataaagaggCTACGCTTAGTGAATCATCACAAAGCGACAAAAGTAATGACGAGTCATGCTCTAGTGATAATACCAGTAACAGATACACTAGTTTAGATGAAAATTACGCGCTTTCAAAAAGCACAAAATCAACAAGCGATGAAGATGTTGAGAATGATTTACAAGAAGGTACTTTGATGAATATATCCAATAATGAtcaagatgatgatgaaaataataaacctGACGATGACGTTTTTGTTAGCTTTGTAACAAGAAGGAGAAGAAATGAAATTACCAAAAActcattcatattatttttcgAGAATTCTCTAACTAGTACAGGTAGTAATGATTTTAACAAGACTGTGCTTAGTAATAATAAACCTAGTGTAGATAGTTTACAAGGAAATAATGATATCACTATAATCAATGATGCTCAAGAAAATACTGATGGTGATATATCATTATTACAAAACGAAAACACTATTATTGAAACTGAATCATCTCCATtaccaaaaataaaaagaacAGGTGTAGCATCTAAAAGTAGTGCTGTCATATCTAGAAAAAGTTCCAACTTATCAACTGATAATATCAATACAGAATCTAATACCGAAATAAATGACTGTGCACCAAGAAACAGAAAATCTAAAAAGAGTTCTATTTTAACTAGAAAAAGTTCCAAGTTATCAACAGATAAAATAAACAGTGAATCTATTGATAAAGGAAATAATGATACATCAAGGAATAGTTTTACATCTAGCACTATTACGACTAGGAAAAGTTCTAGAATGTATAAAGAAAGTGTTAATACAAAACCGACAGCTCAAAATTTAGCACCACCAGAATGTGTCAATCAATCTTATAACGTAGTTAATGATAATATGTTTGATATAAAACAAGGAATTGTTCTGGAGCCAGGAAAGACTAGGAAAAGTTCTAGAATGTATAAAGAAAGTGTTAATACAAAACCGACAGCTCAAAATTTAGCACCACCAGAATGTGTCACTCAATCTTATAACACAGTTAATGATATGTCTGAGATAAAACAAGGCATTGTTCTGGAGCCAGGAAGGACTAGGAAAAGTTCTAGAAAGTATAAAGAAAGTGTTAATACAAAACCTGCAGCTCAAAATTTAGCACCACCAGAATGTGTCAATCAATCTTATAACATAGTTAATGATATGTCTGAGATAAAACAAGGCATTGTTCTGGAGCCAGGAAAAAGATGGGAAAGATCTCTCAGCATTTACCGAAGGGTGACCACAATGGGGGATCATTTTGACCAAACAATGTTGGATGATGAACAATTAACCAACAAAGGGAGGAAGTATCGCCAAAGTGTTATCAACACTATGGAAATGCAGGATATTTCAG TGTCACTACACAATGAATCAGTTAAAAGCCGGAGAAGTACTTTGTTTTCTAAACCTAGCAGGTCAACTATTAAGATTTTGAga GAATCAAACGCTTGCAGAATTAGTTTATCGTCCACTTCAGTATCTGACGATttag GATTTTTGTCTGAAGACTGTGATGATACGCTTGTCGAGCTATCGAAACTCTCGATCATCGACTCTGACCACGAGGTCACTGTACTAGACAAGTTTAATGATACGTCCAATCGCATTACAACAGCCCGGGATTACGTCCTGCGACGCTGCAACCAAACGGACGTTATACAGTTCGATGAATGCTATCCAGATAC GGTTCTGAAGAACTGTCGCAAGATCGGCGAAGGCGTGTACGGGGAAGTGTTCCTGTGGCGCGCGGGCGACGGGCGGGCGCGCGTGCTGAAGGTCGTGCCCATCGCGGGACACACCAAGGTCAATGGGGAGAACCAGAAGGACTACCACGAGGTCATATCGGAAATTGTGATTGCTAT GGAATTGAGCGCCCTACGCGCTCCTATAATAGAGATTGAGAAACATTTAGATGAAGGGCAGGGTGCTGAAACTTTGGATTTACATTCTGTAGAGAATGCTACGGATGTATTCAATGAG GTTCTAGCAGTACGCTGTGTATACGGTAGCTACCCGTCCCGCTTGCTCGATTTATGGGAGTTGTATGACGAGTGCAAAGGCTCGGAGAACGATAACCCGGCCATACTGCCCGTGGATCAGCAGTTCATGGTGCTGGAGTTAGCCAACGCAGGCCAGGACCTGGAGAGCTACCAGTTTCACAACGCGGAGCAAGCTTACGCGCTCTTCAAGCAG GTTGCATTCGGTCTCGCAGTAGGCGAGGAGGCGTTCCAGTTTGAGCATCGCGATCTTCACTGGGGAAACGTGCTCATAGCACCTACTGACCAGAAG TACGCAACGTTCGTGCTCCGCGGGCGCACGCACCGCGTGGCCCGGCGCGGGGTGGCTGCCACCATCATCGACTACTCTCTCTCGCGTCTGTCGCTCCGTCTGCCGTCCGACACCGCGGCGCTGTACAACGACCTCGCCGCCGACGACGGCCTGTTCGACGCCGTGGGCGACTACCAGTTCCAGGTGTACCGCCTCATGAGGGACAAGCTCGG tAATGATTGGAAGAATTTCGAGCCCTACACGAACATACTGTGGCTACACTACACGGTGGATAAGATGATAACGGCCCTCCGCTACACCAGAACTAACACGAAGATACACAAACACTACATCGCCAAGCTGAAGGAGATCAAGAATCGGATCCTGGACTACGGGAGCGTCGTCCAGTACGTTCTCACTGACAACGAACTATAA